In Perognathus longimembris pacificus isolate PPM17 chromosome 23, ASM2315922v1, whole genome shotgun sequence, a single genomic region encodes these proteins:
- the Prm3 gene encoding protamine-3, whose protein sequence is MGSRCAKLSSGHSTGQSAGHSRGHESSMKKLVACVSQDNFSLSSEGEEEEEEEEEEEEEEEEQLPVQGKLLLMETERQEESAQDNTMAQPSPEPKQTHS, encoded by the coding sequence ATGGGTTCCCGATGCGCAAAGCTCAGCTCTGGCCACAGCACAGGCCAGAGCGCAGGCCACAGCCGCGGCCATGAATCATCTATGAAGAAGCTTGTGGCCTGCGTGAGTCAGGACAACTTCTCCCTGTCATcggagggtgaggaggaggaagaggaggaagaggaggaggaggaggaggaggaggaacagctcCCCGTGCAGGGCAAGCTGCTGCTGATGGAGACTGAACGGCAAGAGGAGAGTGCCCAGGACAACACCATGGCCCAGCCGAGCCCCGAGCCGAAACAGACGCACTCCTGA